One window of the Pyrus communis chromosome 17, drPyrComm1.1, whole genome shotgun sequence genome contains the following:
- the LOC137722516 gene encoding aldehyde oxidase GLOX — protein sequence MPSVSQQWLLLLLITTVLTVFARADLPGTWELLVENAGVASMHTAVTRFNTVVLLDRTSIGPSRKMLRRGHCRNDPYDAVLKRDCYAHSVLFDLQTKQIRPLMIQTDTWCSSGQFLPDGTLLQTGGDLDGVKKIRKFVPCEATGSCDWVELADVELANGRWYATNQILPDGSVAIVGGRAANTVEYYPPRKGAVALNFLADVEDNQMDNLYPYVHLLPNGHLFIFANNKAVSYDHNVDKIVREYPPLDGGPRNYPSAGSSAMLALEGDYSTAVILVCGGAQYGAFIARMTDTPAHGSCGRIVATSPDPVWEMEDMPFGRIMGDMVMLPSGDVLVINGAQAGTQGFEAASNPCLYPLLYRSDQPVGLRFMTLNPGTVPRLYHSTANLLPDGRLLIAGSNPHYFYRFDTEFPTELRIEAFSPEYLSPDRANLRPIIEGIPETVRYGESFDVSVSVPLSVVGVVEVNLGNAPFATHSFSQGQRLVKLAVTPSVPDGEGRYRISCVAPPNGMVAPPGYYMAFAVNQGVPSVARWIHLVS from the coding sequence ATGCCTTCTGTTTCTCAGCAATGGCTGCTACTGCTTCTAATAACCACAGTACTAACAGTCTTCGCACGTGCCGACTTACCAGGCACGTGGGAGCTCCTCGTGGAGAACGCCGGCGTAGCCTCCATGCACACCGCCGTCACACGCTTCAATACCGTGGTGCTCCTCGACCGCACCAGCATCGGCCCTTCCCGCAAAATGCTCCGCAGGGGCCACTGCCGCAACGACCCCTACGACGCGGTTCTGAAGCGCGACTGCTACGCCCACTCCGTGCTCTTCGACCTCCAGACAAAGCAAATCCGCCCGCTCATGATCCAGACCGACACGTGGTGCTCATCCGGGCAGTTCCTCCCGGACGGCACGTTATTACAAACGGGTGGTGACCTGGACGGGGTGAAAAAGATCCGAAAATTCGTCCCGTGCGAGGCAACCGGGTCGTGCGACTGGGTGGAGCTTGCTGACGTGGAATTGGCCAACGGGAGGTGGTACGCCACGAATCAGATTCTGCCGGACGGGTCGGTGGCTATAGTCGGCGGGAGAGCGGCCAACACGGTGGAGTATTACCCGCCGAGAAAAGGCGCCGTTGCGCTCAATTTCCTTGCTGACGTGGAGGACAACCAAATGGACAATTTATACCCGTACGTGCATCTCCTCCCCAACGGCCACCTCTTCATCTTTGCTAACAACAAAGCGGTGTCGTACGATCACAACGTGGataaaatcgtgagggaatatCCACCGTTGGATGGCGGCCCACGTAATTACCCGTCCGCCGGATCATCCGCAATGCTGGCGTTAGAAGGCGACTACTCAACGGCTGTGATTTTGGTTTGCGGCGGGGCCCAGTACGGCGCTTTCATCGCGAGGATGACCGACACCCCGGCGCACGGCAGCTGCGGGCGCATCGTAGCGACGTCTCCCGACCCGGTTTGGGAAATGGAGGACATGCCGTTCGGGAGGATTATGGGGGACATGGTCATGCTCCCAAGCGGCGACGTTTTGGTCATCAACGGAGCGCAAGCTGGGACCCAGGGCTTCGAGGCGGCATCTAACCCGTGCTTGTACCCGCTTCTTTACCGATCCGACCAGCCGGTCGGCTTGCGGTTCATGACTTTGAACCCGGGAACCGTGCCCCGATTGTACCACTCCACTGCGAATCTCTTACCCGACGGGCGGCTATTAATCGCCGGAAGCAACCCGCATTATTTCTACAGATTCGACACCGAGTTTCCCACGGAGTTACGAATCGAAGCGTTTTCGCCCGAGTATTTGAGTCCGGACCGGGCGAATCTCCGACCCATTATCGAGGGGATACCCGAAACGGTGCGCTACGGCGAGAGTTTTGACGTTTCGGTGTCGGTTCCGCTGTCCGTGGTGGGGGTTGTGGAGGTTAATTTGGGGAACGCGCCTTTTGCCACGCATTCGTTTTCGCAGGGTCAGCGGCTGGTCAAACTGGCCGTTACGCCGTCGGTGCCGGACGGTGAGGGGCGTTACAGGATTAGCTGTGTGGCGCCGCCGAATGGGATGGTTGCTCCGCCAGGTTATTACATGGCATTTGCGGTCAATCAGGGCGTGCCAAGTGTTGCGCGCTGGATACATCTGGTGTCTTGA